In Aquiflexum balticum DSM 16537, a single genomic region encodes these proteins:
- the cysQ gene encoding 3'(2'),5'-bisphosphate nucleotidase CysQ, whose product MNSDFKQISILTDLAKSAALKAGKKILEIYHSEEIGLTLKEDQSPLTLADQAAHRLILALLEQTGLPVLSEEGADIPFSVRKDWEYYWLVDPLDGTKEFVKRNGEFTVNIALIHFGKPVMGVVYAPVLDWLYWGSLESGAWKQEGNMEPVRLEKVPDTAIKTIVASRSHMNPETRNFIAKYPEAKVIHMGSSLKITLVAENKAQLYPRFGPTMEWDTAAAHAIVLAMGGKVMAIKGGVSLTYNKPNLLNSDFLVQGFGTADFKF is encoded by the coding sequence ATGAATTCCGATTTCAAGCAAATAAGCATCCTCACAGATTTAGCCAAATCAGCTGCACTAAAAGCCGGGAAGAAAATCCTTGAAATTTACCATTCCGAAGAAATTGGGCTTACCCTCAAAGAAGACCAATCTCCCCTGACCTTGGCAGACCAAGCGGCCCATAGATTAATCCTAGCTTTATTGGAGCAAACCGGTTTGCCGGTATTATCAGAAGAAGGTGCTGATATTCCCTTTTCAGTCCGCAAGGATTGGGAGTATTATTGGTTGGTCGATCCTTTGGATGGTACCAAGGAATTTGTGAAAAGGAATGGAGAATTTACCGTCAATATCGCGCTGATACATTTCGGAAAACCCGTAATGGGTGTGGTCTACGCTCCTGTCTTGGATTGGTTGTATTGGGGTAGCTTGGAATCCGGTGCATGGAAGCAAGAAGGCAATATGGAACCTGTAAGACTGGAAAAGGTTCCGGATACCGCCATCAAGACCATTGTAGCCAGCAGGTCCCATATGAATCCGGAAACAAGGAATTTCATTGCAAAATATCCTGAAGCCAAAGTTATCCATATGGGTTCCTCTTTGAAAATAACACTGGTAGCCGAAAACAAAGCGCAGCTTTATCCCCGCTTTGGTCCTACTATGGAGTGGGATACTGCTGCGGCACATGCCATTGTTTTGGCGATGGGTGGGAAGGTTATGGCAATAAAAGGAGGGGTTTCCTTGACGTACAATAAGCCAAATTTATTGAATTCCGATTTTTTGGTTCAGGGTTTTGGTACAGCTGATTTCAAATTTTAG
- a CDS encoding AI-2E family transporter, translated as MENPLNSQIQKPSQIHLVIQILALGILLMLCFFILQPFITLLIWGGVLAITLGPFHKFLTKKLKDRSGLAAGIIVVGLLMIIILPSVLIMLSTVDEFKALISSFQNDDLHIPPPYDSVANFPIIGKSLYSIWEEASINLSETFIRHQEEIKPVFLKFISMASHTASGIFIFTLSILVSGVFMAYSVEEGQYATKFFTKLAGKTGERMADDARTTVINVAKGILGVSVIQSLFCGLGMFIAGIPFTGIWILVCLILSVFQIGLFPVSIGVIIYIWMNGSVGMAIFLTIWMVIAGLLDNFLKPIILGKGAPVPSMVVFMGAFGGFLYSGILGLFTGAIILTFAYTLTMTWLEEGT; from the coding sequence ATGGAAAATCCTTTAAACTCCCAGATTCAAAAACCTTCCCAAATCCATTTAGTAATTCAAATCCTTGCATTAGGGATTTTGCTGATGCTTTGTTTTTTTATTCTTCAGCCATTTATCACCTTATTGATTTGGGGTGGGGTTTTGGCTATAACTTTAGGCCCTTTCCATAAATTTTTGACAAAAAAACTTAAAGACCGTTCTGGATTGGCCGCAGGAATTATTGTCGTCGGCTTATTGATGATTATCATATTGCCCTCTGTTTTGATCATGTTGAGTACGGTCGATGAGTTCAAGGCTCTTATATCCTCCTTTCAAAACGATGACCTTCACATTCCTCCTCCATATGATTCTGTTGCCAATTTTCCCATTATTGGAAAGAGTTTATATTCGATTTGGGAGGAAGCTTCCATTAATCTTTCAGAGACTTTTATCAGACATCAAGAAGAAATCAAACCCGTTTTCCTTAAGTTTATAAGTATGGCTTCCCATACTGCATCAGGCATATTCATTTTCACGCTGTCTATACTTGTAAGTGGGGTTTTTATGGCTTATTCAGTGGAGGAAGGCCAGTATGCAACAAAGTTTTTCACCAAACTGGCAGGAAAAACCGGGGAGAGAATGGCGGATGATGCACGTACAACAGTTATTAATGTGGCCAAAGGAATTTTGGGAGTTTCGGTAATTCAATCCTTATTTTGCGGATTGGGGATGTTTATTGCTGGAATTCCTTTTACTGGTATTTGGATTTTAGTTTGTTTGATTCTTTCGGTCTTTCAGATTGGTCTGTTTCCTGTCAGCATCGGAGTGATTATTTATATCTGGATGAACGGAAGTGTAGGAATGGCGATTTTTCTTACAATCTGGATGGTAATAGCAGGACTTTTGGATAATTTTCTTAAACCGATAATTTTGGGAAAAGGTGCTCCGGTACCCTCTATGGTGGTATTTATGGGTGCTTTTGGAGGATTTTTATATTCAGGGATTTTGGGATTGTTTACAGGGGCCATTATTCTGACCTTTGCCTATACTTTAACCATGACCTGGCTGGAGGAAGGAACATAA
- a CDS encoding helix-turn-helix domain-containing protein, translating into MLFIQMRIHIAFLFIAYAIICESFAQDTVFVQKHSFQTPLRNIFLADQKIHAKTGDGVYVLNQDSWEKIDLELNKSFVFYNEGFFQSEFVPKEYLIDAKTMAHLIPQKSLINCTKVHLNNQLFLSVGGSLFEYEIRPFYKVQYPGISIRNVYIDDQIKVISTYSGIFVNDTLKAGFPPYSNGNFTKINGKYFLSTDDLFKVISNDSVLLLPTGQNIFAGHSRKLVEWNNKTFSLNTNSINELLDDFSLYPIHRGFEYSDLEVFDSSLVFSTYEGKVFSFDGIEVYELADVGARIREIFPGDDLIYLAADNGAFAINPKVADSLEKILDRSFCVDVEKDRFKNLWIATENGLFIIPKSSEKSIPLVSDVEFNRYGMTLYNDHIYAGSINGLYLIDIYDIEKNFLPLFLQKVEDQKILQRRSLIFQIVFFGILILFFGFLVFRKLYARRKINLHQKSRFYSLEQIQNDIIEHKLISVELLASFYETNTVQLNRQFKNFGITPGKFLKTVKISWANQLLKEGVELDEVARRVGYSSRLLKNEFGHKS; encoded by the coding sequence ATGTTATTTATCCAAATGCGTATCCATATAGCCTTTTTATTCATTGCTTACGCAATTATTTGTGAGTCCTTTGCTCAGGATACTGTATTTGTTCAAAAACATAGTTTTCAAACTCCCCTTAGAAACATTTTTTTAGCTGATCAAAAAATCCATGCAAAAACAGGTGATGGCGTATATGTCTTAAATCAAGATTCTTGGGAAAAAATTGATCTTGAATTGAATAAAAGTTTTGTTTTCTACAATGAAGGTTTTTTTCAATCGGAATTCGTTCCTAAAGAATATTTAATCGATGCAAAAACAATGGCTCATCTAATTCCTCAAAAGAGCCTTATAAATTGCACCAAAGTTCACTTGAATAATCAATTGTTTCTTTCAGTGGGCGGATCGCTTTTTGAATATGAGATCAGACCTTTTTATAAAGTCCAATATCCCGGAATTTCCATCAGGAATGTTTATATAGATGATCAGATCAAGGTAATTTCAACGTATTCTGGAATTTTTGTAAATGACACACTTAAGGCAGGTTTTCCTCCTTATTCCAATGGAAATTTCACCAAAATCAACGGTAAATATTTTCTTAGCACTGATGATCTATTCAAAGTAATTTCAAATGATTCAGTTCTCTTGCTACCCACAGGGCAAAATATATTTGCCGGTCATTCAAGAAAACTTGTTGAGTGGAATAATAAAACCTTTAGTCTGAATACAAATTCAATAAATGAATTGTTAGATGACTTCTCCTTATACCCTATACACAGAGGTTTTGAATATTCAGATCTTGAGGTCTTCGATTCTTCGCTGGTTTTTTCCACCTATGAAGGGAAAGTATTTTCGTTTGATGGAATAGAAGTTTATGAATTGGCTGATGTCGGTGCCAGAATCAGGGAAATTTTTCCGGGCGATGATTTGATTTATTTAGCAGCAGACAACGGTGCCTTTGCAATCAACCCAAAAGTTGCAGATAGTTTGGAAAAAATTCTGGATAGGTCTTTTTGTGTTGATGTCGAAAAGGATCGTTTCAAAAATCTATGGATAGCAACTGAAAATGGCCTGTTTATCATTCCAAAATCAAGTGAAAAATCTATTCCATTAGTCTCAGACGTTGAGTTTAACCGTTATGGAATGACTCTCTACAATGATCATATATATGCAGGGTCTATCAATGGTCTTTATTTAATAGACATATATGATATAGAAAAAAATTTCCTGCCCTTATTTCTTCAAAAAGTCGAAGACCAAAAAATTCTCCAAAGAAGGTCGCTGATATTCCAAATTGTATTCTTTGGTATTTTAATTCTGTTTTTTGGATTTTTAGTATTTCGAAAATTGTATGCGAGGCGAAAAATTAATCTCCACCAAAAAAGTCGGTTCTACAGCCTTGAACAAATCCAAAATGATATCATAGAGCATAAACTTATCTCTGTTGAATTGTTGGCTTCATTTTACGAAACCAATACAGTACAACTTAACAGGCAATTCAAAAATTTTGGAATTACCCCAGGGAAATTTTTGAAAACCGTGAAAATATCCTGGGCAAATCAATTGCTCAAAGAGGGAGTAGAATTAGATGAAGTAGCCAGAAGGGTAGGATATTCATCAAGATTACTAAAAAATGAATTTGGCCATAAAAGCTAA
- a CDS encoding DUF748 domain-containing protein: MVQLFKRKRVRIAIFIISIFLVGRWLFHLAVEYTIKNYFEDQVTLSAETMVSYKLRNLQIFWIQSKIKLNDVSIHITQTENFKDTTNIKLTIPSFTLDLLSIQEVIFDKSLTIEQMILNDPEIHFFLPIKEDTLELQKEVGTLHQKTLKFLQQLKIKNFNTQNASVLWSIGSNDIPKYTLKKINVILDDIEIIPENISGEEITELLLSDHLEITLGDNSILLPDSKNLLNFKKLKISSKEKELLFDGLHLQDINHKDSEGENLLQNSLLIPSLHLKGIDFLTLYLSNYLLVDTIFVDETHLHFEVDENILSLFRSDQKSPKHNLDSIRIKHVQLIPSFLSVNHSSQTERNTLKVDSTAITLTNVNYKAGPDSINSWSLENLQLHLKDYQSKLEQAHYSVNFETLDWSFKDKIFVLEGIQIYPIKDSLSKTEEQIIEYLEIPAISIQNIDFEDLFVHQRLMGGRIKIDSPNIGVLLPKSPTNSPQKIPDISTEIRKLLEVFKLESVDLQQGNLALFKGETTPFLTLNNLNISGKDWKIADDISDQMNFDLEARVGNGILHTPEFKVDFKGVNFSSQKDFLNIQEIVLRPASLSKELKGQIRLKDVQLDGFLNYTSDNRINFLKIGNAKADMVLTGEPKKGGSIKEDKTSPIFIDQFSIGHLEASIVKPGTGTLVMNSLEADLKSIVIGGSDFPFSFDTENSKIKTEKSSVSYTSGKAQFDSLGFYQKNLFVYGSTLINNDQSEDKFNISIPLISLSGLMLPDSLNECIGAGRITLHDPKGDFYLPNKVDSKKEKTNPQNPDSKSLSFKLDTLQIANAGFVLKQESEEGESFWKSEETYLDFFDIRYPQDKSDYYLGGFELSLNRFVHQQKNLEFQIEQASLSSKNKSLTLINSKLEKSEFSDLVKGMYMTLDIPQIIIRTEKDFNINLDQEVNISEFLIDNPKLFIKGNVETAPIRAGNEKQKNNDFPISSLDLHKFGIKNMSIDLEIPQDNLNIWFEGFNFTYNDFYWNSKDTLNIEDLVALGDWTVGLENGKASISNPAKMVEISGLSISGPFSEISWNSVGFKTSDDPITYTRFLTHQETWMGIQTGYSRISGIDWREIQKSQVKAQKVLIGQPKLWAYRDQRLPFPENHFPPMLHKTLVNSSIPISIDTVQVKDGIVNVETQPPLGEKTASIAFSKVEATITNITNLPEEIVANNKMKMRAKALIQDTGQLTKDIDFSLDDPDYSFFMDVSLGKMDLSELNDLIEPLASVRIKSGKMRKMEIKALGNEDYAYGNMDFLYRKLSISILDKKDHNHQNLGHAIESFLANELVIKRNNDYPFPHRQGQLFFVRDSTRSIFNYFAKISLSGIMTSVGVKSNRKVLKQRHEEERKRLDSKVVNSSSGILE, encoded by the coding sequence ATGGTCCAGCTATTTAAAAGAAAAAGAGTAAGGATTGCTATTTTTATTATCTCAATATTTCTTGTAGGCAGGTGGTTGTTTCACCTTGCTGTAGAATATACCATCAAAAACTACTTTGAAGATCAGGTTACCTTGTCTGCTGAGACCATGGTTTCTTACAAATTGAGAAATCTTCAGATTTTTTGGATTCAGAGTAAGATTAAGCTTAATGACGTAAGTATCCATATTACCCAAACCGAAAACTTCAAAGACACCACCAACATTAAACTAACCATTCCAAGCTTCACTTTAGACCTCCTATCTATACAAGAAGTGATTTTTGACAAATCATTGACAATTGAACAGATGATTTTAAATGATCCGGAAATTCACTTTTTTTTACCCATAAAGGAAGATACCCTTGAACTGCAAAAAGAAGTTGGAACGCTACATCAAAAAACCTTAAAATTCTTACAACAACTTAAAATTAAGAATTTCAATACTCAGAATGCATCCGTATTGTGGAGTATAGGGTCAAATGACATACCGAAGTATACCCTTAAAAAAATCAATGTCATATTGGATGATATTGAAATAATTCCGGAAAATATTTCAGGCGAAGAGATAACCGAACTTCTTTTGAGCGATCATCTTGAAATTACACTCGGCGACAATTCCATCCTTTTGCCGGATTCAAAAAATCTTTTAAATTTTAAAAAATTAAAAATTTCCTCAAAAGAAAAAGAATTGCTTTTTGATGGCCTGCACCTTCAGGATATAAATCACAAAGATTCTGAAGGGGAAAATCTTCTCCAAAATAGTTTGTTGATCCCAAGTCTCCATTTGAAAGGGATAGATTTCCTGACTTTATATTTGAGTAACTATCTTCTCGTGGATACTATATTTGTCGACGAGACACACCTACACTTTGAAGTCGACGAAAATATCCTTTCTCTTTTTCGTTCCGACCAAAAAAGTCCAAAACACAATCTGGATAGTATAAGGATAAAACATGTCCAACTCATCCCAAGTTTTCTTTCGGTAAATCACAGTAGTCAAACTGAAAGAAATACGCTTAAAGTAGACAGTACTGCAATTACCCTAACCAATGTAAACTATAAGGCAGGACCTGATTCCATAAATTCCTGGAGTCTGGAAAATTTGCAACTTCATTTGAAAGATTATCAGTCCAAACTGGAACAAGCCCATTATTCTGTGAATTTTGAGACCCTGGATTGGTCATTCAAAGATAAAATTTTTGTCTTGGAGGGTATTCAGATTTACCCTATCAAGGATAGTTTATCCAAAACTGAAGAGCAAATAATTGAATACTTGGAAATACCTGCCATCAGTATTCAAAATATAGATTTTGAGGATCTATTTGTCCATCAGAGATTAATGGGAGGCAGGATTAAGATCGATTCTCCAAACATCGGAGTCTTATTACCAAAATCCCCCACTAATTCCCCTCAAAAAATCCCAGATATATCGACAGAAATAAGGAAGTTATTGGAGGTTTTTAAATTAGAATCTGTAGACCTCCAACAAGGAAATTTAGCTCTTTTTAAGGGTGAGACAACTCCATTTTTAACTTTGAACAACTTAAACATTTCCGGAAAAGATTGGAAAATTGCAGACGATATTTCTGATCAAATGAATTTTGACCTGGAAGCAAGAGTTGGGAATGGAATTCTCCATACACCGGAATTTAAAGTGGATTTTAAAGGTGTGAATTTTTCCAGTCAGAAAGATTTTCTGAATATTCAGGAAATTGTTTTGAGACCCGCCTCTCTTTCAAAGGAACTTAAAGGACAAATCAGATTAAAGGATGTTCAATTGGATGGATTTCTTAACTATACCTCAGATAACAGAATCAACTTTTTGAAAATTGGGAATGCCAAGGCAGATATGGTCCTTACCGGGGAACCAAAAAAGGGGGGCTCAATTAAGGAAGATAAAACCAGCCCCATTTTTATTGATCAATTCAGCATAGGACATTTAGAAGCCAGTATTGTGAAGCCAGGAACCGGTACTTTGGTCATGAACAGTTTAGAAGCTGACCTAAAATCGATTGTTATTGGTGGCTCTGACTTTCCATTTTCGTTTGATACGGAAAATTCCAAAATAAAAACGGAAAAAAGTTCTGTATCATACACCTCCGGTAAAGCCCAATTTGACTCCTTGGGATTCTATCAAAAAAATCTTTTTGTCTACGGTTCAACATTGATTAATAATGATCAAAGTGAGGATAAATTCAATATTTCAATACCGCTGATTTCCTTATCCGGCTTAATGTTACCTGATAGTTTAAATGAATGTATTGGTGCAGGACGGATTACCCTTCATGATCCAAAAGGCGATTTTTATCTCCCAAATAAGGTTGATTCCAAAAAAGAAAAAACAAATCCACAAAATCCTGATTCCAAATCCTTGTCATTTAAACTTGATACGCTTCAAATTGCAAACGCCGGTTTTGTGTTGAAACAAGAATCGGAAGAGGGTGAAAGTTTTTGGAAAAGTGAAGAGACCTATCTTGACTTTTTTGACATAAGATATCCGCAAGATAAATCTGATTATTATTTAGGAGGTTTTGAGCTGAGCCTGAACAGGTTTGTACATCAACAAAAGAATTTGGAATTCCAAATTGAGCAAGCCAGCCTGTCTAGCAAAAACAAGTCTTTAACCCTCATAAATAGCAAATTGGAAAAGTCTGAATTTTCAGATTTGGTAAAAGGAATGTATATGACTTTGGACATTCCTCAAATTATTATCCGCACAGAAAAAGATTTCAACATTAATCTGGATCAGGAGGTGAATATTTCTGAATTCCTGATCGATAATCCCAAACTTTTCATAAAAGGGAATGTGGAAACTGCGCCAATAAGAGCTGGCAATGAAAAACAGAAAAATAACGATTTCCCAATTTCTTCCCTTGACCTGCACAAATTTGGGATAAAAAACATGAGCATCGATCTTGAAATACCTCAGGATAATCTGAATATTTGGTTTGAAGGTTTCAATTTTACCTATAATGACTTTTATTGGAATTCTAAAGATACCTTGAATATCGAAGATTTAGTTGCATTGGGTGATTGGACTGTGGGTTTGGAAAACGGAAAGGCTTCTATCTCCAATCCGGCCAAAATGGTTGAAATTTCAGGTTTAAGTATTTCAGGTCCTTTCTCCGAAATATCCTGGAATTCAGTTGGTTTCAAGACTTCTGATGATCCGATTACTTATACCAGGTTCCTAACACATCAGGAAACTTGGATGGGGATCCAAACCGGCTACAGTAGAATTTCAGGGATCGATTGGCGAGAGATCCAAAAATCCCAAGTGAAAGCACAAAAAGTACTTATCGGTCAACCCAAATTATGGGCTTACCGCGATCAGAGATTGCCTTTCCCCGAAAACCACTTTCCTCCAATGCTACATAAAACACTGGTAAACTCCAGTATCCCGATATCAATAGATACTGTACAGGTAAAGGACGGTATAGTGAATGTAGAAACTCAGCCTCCTTTAGGTGAAAAAACCGCTAGCATTGCATTTTCAAAAGTTGAGGCCACCATAACAAACATTACCAATCTTCCTGAGGAAATTGTAGCCAATAATAAAATGAAAATGAGGGCAAAGGCCTTGATTCAGGATACAGGACAACTCACAAAAGACATTGATTTCTCACTAGATGATCCTGACTATTCTTTTTTTATGGATGTAAGCCTGGGGAAAATGGACCTTAGTGAACTCAATGACCTTATTGAGCCACTAGCTTCAGTCAGGATCAAAAGTGGGAAAATGCGGAAAATGGAAATCAAAGCTTTGGGAAATGAAGACTATGCCTATGGAAACATGGATTTTCTATACAGAAAGCTAAGTATTTCAATTTTAGATAAAAAGGATCATAATCATCAGAATTTGGGACATGCCATAGAGTCATTCCTAGCAAATGAACTTGTCATTAAGAGAAACAATGATTACCCCTTTCCACACCGTCAGGGTCAATTGTTTTTTGTGAGGGATAGCACAAGGTCTATTTTCAACTATTTTGCCAAAATATCTCTGAGTGGGATAATGACCAGTGTTGGTGTGAAAAGCAATAGAAAGGTTTTAAAGCAAAGGCATGAAGAAGAACGCAAACGACTTGATTCTAAGGTTGTAAATTCAAGTAGTGGGATTTTGGAATAG
- a CDS encoding mechanosensitive ion channel domain-containing protein, with protein MKIPFNVNFLAAILFFNSIFIFQVLEVSAYTQSNDTIIVRKDSFPAASENQQIPELDPKEIKRSIGGFETTKKQWTQRIALDQINEAVQEAKIFLRKGEDSTEIKKELQEIERQRFIVEKGVEKSNGNLMSDRNLAVSGAILRELLERTFAIRANLKTRGDDLIRLSYTIDSLSSLGEIFSLKDELEGFSTNPRKSTWIAKEVEPTFESIISTIEELENLESLTDEVLIQLQLTYLKIDNERKELNRDFFRKEVSGFNSHLFSTQSLMEIIEISHEKESLALVLYFQIYSGRIFIMICLTLILTFFLHNLKKRILEEQKEKEANSNYLVLKFPFLSALIIIIGLFQFFFPSPPFIFSFLLWTISGISLAIILYRFLAGFWMGFWIVLLIFFVLSSSLNLILIFSKPEQYAILLLSIIGVTYSALLFFSHKKKDLKERRIIYFIIYLGLMQSLSLIFLLYGSLNLSKALLISGYLGVVLGISLLWTVRLINQMLALASTIFNRPDKKLFFINFDKVGDKVPGFFYLLLVIGWILLVGKNFYDFSNFSSYFSDFLNTPRVLGSYSFTINSIVVFVVILAVSFLLSRIVSFFGSEPEINPVNSHKRRKVSLGSWLLLVQIFIISLGLFLAVAATGLPLDKITLVLGALGVGIGLGLQGLFNNLVSGVIIAFENPVKVGDLIEIDGKPGVMKSIGFRSSVVNMFEGSSIIIPNGDLLSNQLVNWTMGKGKKVTFFVGVEYGTDLKRTVGLIMEILIHDQRILKYPVSRVLPYEFADSRIDLEVTFWCHNYLELPFLKGDIISQIDILFKKEGIVIAFPQRDLHIKSGNDQIETFLKNPENPETKV; from the coding sequence ATGAAGATTCCATTTAATGTAAATTTTCTTGCTGCCATTTTGTTTTTCAACTCTATTTTCATTTTTCAGGTATTAGAAGTTTCCGCCTATACGCAGTCCAATGATACAATTATTGTCAGGAAGGATTCATTTCCTGCAGCATCCGAAAATCAACAAATCCCAGAATTAGATCCAAAAGAAATTAAACGAAGCATAGGTGGATTTGAAACAACCAAAAAACAATGGACACAAAGAATTGCTTTGGATCAAATAAATGAAGCTGTTCAGGAGGCAAAAATTTTTTTGAGAAAAGGAGAAGACTCAACCGAAATAAAAAAAGAACTTCAAGAAATAGAAAGGCAAAGGTTCATTGTAGAAAAAGGGGTTGAGAAATCCAATGGGAATTTAATGTCTGACAGAAATTTAGCGGTATCAGGGGCTATTCTGAGAGAATTGTTGGAAAGGACTTTTGCTATCCGGGCCAATCTGAAAACTCGGGGAGACGATTTAATTCGTTTAAGTTATACCATAGATTCTCTTTCAAGTTTGGGGGAGATATTTAGTTTAAAGGATGAATTAGAGGGATTTTCTACAAATCCAAGAAAATCCACCTGGATAGCTAAAGAAGTTGAACCTACATTCGAATCCATAATTTCCACGATTGAAGAATTGGAAAATTTGGAATCATTAACCGATGAAGTTTTAATACAGCTGCAACTCACCTATTTGAAGATTGACAACGAAAGAAAGGAATTGAACCGTGACTTTTTTCGGAAAGAGGTTTCTGGATTTAATTCGCATTTATTTTCTACTCAGTCATTAATGGAAATTATTGAGATTTCTCATGAAAAAGAATCACTTGCCTTGGTTCTATATTTCCAAATTTATTCCGGAAGAATTTTTATAATGATTTGTTTGACGCTAATCCTTACATTTTTCTTACATAATCTTAAAAAAAGAATTTTGGAGGAGCAAAAGGAAAAAGAAGCAAACTCCAACTATCTGGTATTGAAATTTCCCTTTTTATCGGCATTGATCATTATTATCGGTCTATTTCAGTTTTTTTTCCCATCTCCGCCGTTTATTTTTTCCTTTCTTCTTTGGACGATTTCAGGAATCTCGCTTGCCATAATTCTATATAGATTCCTGGCGGGTTTTTGGATGGGTTTCTGGATTGTTTTGTTAATATTTTTCGTACTATCCAGTTCATTAAACCTGATTTTGATATTTTCAAAACCTGAGCAGTATGCTATTTTGCTGCTTTCTATAATCGGCGTGACTTACAGCGCTTTGTTGTTTTTTAGCCATAAAAAAAAGGATCTAAAAGAAAGAAGAATTATTTATTTCATCATCTATTTAGGGTTGATGCAATCTTTATCATTGATATTTTTATTATACGGTAGCCTTAACTTATCTAAGGCACTTTTGATATCAGGTTACTTGGGGGTAGTCTTGGGCATATCATTGCTTTGGACTGTCAGATTGATAAATCAAATGCTTGCTTTAGCTTCAACCATATTCAATAGACCTGATAAAAAACTGTTTTTTATCAATTTTGACAAAGTTGGAGACAAAGTACCCGGTTTTTTTTATCTCCTTTTGGTGATTGGGTGGATTTTACTGGTTGGAAAGAATTTTTATGATTTCAGTAATTTCTCATCCTATTTCAGTGATTTCTTAAATACACCACGGGTATTGGGAAGTTATTCTTTCACGATAAACAGTATTGTTGTATTTGTTGTCATCCTGGCCGTTTCCTTTCTATTATCCAGGATTGTATCTTTTTTTGGTTCCGAACCTGAAATTAACCCCGTCAATTCTCATAAAAGAAGGAAAGTCAGCTTAGGAAGCTGGCTGCTTTTGGTCCAGATTTTTATTATTAGCCTGGGATTGTTTTTGGCTGTTGCTGCCACAGGATTGCCTTTGGATAAAATCACCCTAGTGTTGGGAGCCCTTGGGGTGGGTATCGGTCTAGGTCTGCAGGGGCTTTTCAATAATCTGGTCAGCGGCGTAATCATTGCTTTTGAAAATCCTGTAAAAGTGGGCGATCTGATCGAAATCGACGGGAAGCCCGGTGTCATGAAATCTATAGGATTCAGAAGCAGCGTGGTCAATATGTTTGAAGGTTCCAGTATTATTATCCCAAATGGGGATCTTCTCAGTAATCAGTTGGTCAATTGGACTATGGGAAAGGGTAAAAAAGTGACATTTTTCGTAGGTGTGGAATATGGTACAGACCTGAAAAGGACAGTAGGATTGATCATGGAAATTTTGATTCATGATCAACGGATTCTTAAATACCCTGTATCGAGAGTTTTACCATATGAATTTGCAGATAGCCGAATAGATTTAGAAGTTACATTTTGGTGCCATAATTATCTCGAACTGCCCTTTTTAAAAGGAGATATTATTTCCCAGATTGATATTTTGTTCAAGAAAGAAGGAATTGTGATAGCATTCCCTCAGCGGGACTTGCATATTAAATCCGGAAATGACCAAATTGAAACTTTCCTAAAAAATCCGGAAAATCCGGAAACCAAGGTTTAA
- a CDS encoding nuclear transport factor 2 family protein, translated as MKILKITVSLAFLMMLTPMISNAQDQVVTLEFQNAAKALEVVQKYTKALQAGDVATMNAQFAPGAMIYGLGGGLDSLTVAQHKEYYTNSTNQFKHTLSQELYLPVKVTNNWNEGEWVLSWGTNTIQNKATGKIITVPYHTAGRIVNGKIEFLRYWYDMLNIMEAQGFEVKPPSK; from the coding sequence ATGAAAATTTTAAAAATTACGGTGTCCCTGGCATTCTTGATGATGTTGACGCCAATGATTTCAAACGCACAGGATCAGGTGGTAACACTTGAATTTCAGAATGCTGCAAAGGCTTTGGAGGTGGTGCAGAAATATACCAAAGCACTTCAGGCAGGTGATGTAGCTACGATGAATGCCCAATTCGCACCGGGCGCGATGATTTATGGATTGGGAGGAGGTTTGGACTCACTCACAGTAGCCCAACACAAGGAATATTACACCAATAGCACCAACCAATTCAAACATACCCTTTCACAAGAGCTCTATCTACCTGTGAAAGTCACCAACAATTGGAACGAGGGAGAGTGGGTATTGTCATGGGGTACCAATACCATTCAAAATAAAGCAACCGGTAAAATCATAACAGTTCCCTATCATACTGCAGGGCGAATAGTGAATGGTAAAATTGAATTTTTACGCTATTGGTATGATATGTTGAATATTATGGAAGCACAGGGATTTGAAGTCAAACCACCATCCAAGTAA